A single genomic interval of Zunongwangia sp. HGR-M22 harbors:
- a CDS encoding VanZ family protein: protein MAGAYTATLLFFSLYKITPEFEVGGFSVTDKMLHASAYLMLFVFWNLAFFLKSNTETAYKSTVVKISLACIAFGMLIEVLQGTLTSYRQADWWDVVANSTGVLIASFLFLAFEGPLKKVKN from the coding sequence TTGGCAGGAGCTTACACGGCAACGCTGCTTTTTTTCTCGTTGTATAAAATTACACCAGAATTTGAAGTAGGAGGATTTAGTGTAACCGATAAGATGCTACATGCATCTGCCTATTTAATGTTGTTTGTGTTTTGGAATTTGGCTTTTTTTCTAAAATCTAATACAGAAACAGCATATAAGTCGACAGTAGTTAAAATAAGTTTAGCTTGTATTGCTTTTGGTATGTTAATTGAGGTCTTACAAGGGACGCTTACTAGTTATAGACAAGCCGACTGGTGGGATGTTGTCGCAAATTCAACCGGTGTTTTAATAGCATCATTTCTTTTTTTAGCTTTTGAGGGACCACTCAAAAAGGTTAAAAACTGA
- a CDS encoding energy transducer TonB — protein MEPKKNPKADLSRRSVLFLQLGLILVLFVTWQAIEWKTYDKSDIDTGMVQMDQLEDEEIPITQMQNTPPPPPPPPPAPEVIEVVEDEEEVEEDEIESTETSLEDIVEVEEVVEAPSEEEVADVPFSVIEDVPIFPGCENLKNNDERKACMSEKVQKFVVKEFDTDLGSELGLSGITRVIVQFKINKQGNITEVRARAPHPRLEQEAARVVNKLPKMQPGKQRGKPVGVVYSLPIVFQIQD, from the coding sequence ATGGAACCTAAGAAAAATCCTAAAGCAGATTTGTCCAGAAGAAGCGTATTGTTTCTTCAATTAGGTCTAATATTGGTTCTTTTTGTAACCTGGCAGGCTATCGAATGGAAGACTTATGACAAGTCTGATATCGACACCGGAATGGTACAGATGGATCAATTAGAAGACGAAGAAATTCCAATTACTCAAATGCAAAACACGCCTCCACCACCACCGCCACCACCACCGGCGCCAGAGGTAATCGAAGTTGTGGAAGACGAGGAAGAAGTAGAAGAAGATGAAATCGAATCTACAGAAACCAGTCTTGAAGACATCGTAGAGGTAGAGGAAGTGGTTGAAGCGCCTTCTGAAGAAGAGGTTGCAGATGTTCCTTTCTCTGTAATTGAAGATGTGCCAATTTTCCCAGGATGTGAGAACCTTAAGAACAATGATGAGCGTAAAGCTTGTATGAGTGAAAAAGTTCAGAAATTTGTAGTTAAAGAGTTCGATACAGATTTAGGGTCAGAGCTTGGATTATCTGGTATTACGCGAGTAATTGTGCAGTTTAAAATTAATAAACAAGGTAATATTACCGAGGTTAGAGCTCGTGCTCCACACCCTAGATTAGAACAGGAAGCAGCTAGAGTTGTTAACAAATTACCTAAAATGCAACCTGGTAAACAAAGAGGTAAGCCAGTAGGTGTGGTTTATTCTTTACCAATTGTTTTCCAAATTCAGGATTAA
- the sov gene encoding T9SS outer membrane translocon Sov/SprA — protein MRFPSLLVLLLLLITSNLSAQQEEEEETQQDTTQAFSFGTISMPDPSAIQSKYEYDPALDLYFYKKSLGQTNIGLPLVLSPKEYQELVIKEEMQQYFRLKNQALSGRSDNVEELQQDLLPDFYVNSDFFQSIFGGTNIDIAPQGSVAVDLGGLYTKQDNPAFSPRNRSNFTFDFDQRIQLSLLGQVGTRLGIVANFDTESTFDFQNQLKLEYTPSEDDIVQKIEVGNVNMPLNNTLIQGAQSLFGFKTQLQFGKTKITGVFSEQNSERRTVNVEGGAAVENYEKFALDYDENRHFFLAHYFRDNYNNSVKNYPFVSSGIQIKRIQVWITNRTNNVQNLTDTRNIVAIQDIGESPVDGNIGLNVVPSGFFNQPAGAYPDNENNDFNPFGINGGAQSVLNSAIRDISTVESGFGNVQVSEGIDYVKLENARQLNPGEYTLNQDLGYITLNQRLNNDEVLAVAFQYTVNGQVFQVGEFANDGVNATGDESQQQQGQNDARISQNLVVKMLKSTITNVNEPVWDLMMKNIYSLGAYDLDPSDFRLNILYTDPQPLNYIKQAENSSVPLPEDVVETPLLRVFNLDNLNTNNDPINGGDGFFDFVPGFTVDVQNGLVIFTSVEPFGEYLFEKLDNTPNNNQEIYSEPSTWNGNQNKYVFRSLYRTTKTQAEQEDADKNKFQLKGRYKSANFEGIPIGYNVPQGSVTVTAGGRLLQEGVDYVVNYDLGRVQILDEALLASDTPIQVNTESNALFGQQSKRFTGINVEHQFNEDLIFAGTFLNLRERPLTQKANYSYEPINNTILGFNFNYTKEVPFLTRLVNKLPNIDTDVKSNVSVRGEFAYLLPGAPAVNDFDGKATTYIDDFEAAQTSIDISTPLSWELSSVPIGFGGELANGDLSVGDRRAKLAWYSIDPIFYSSQRPSGISDADLSSYATRRVTVDEIFPNTDVVQGQAQVIYTMDVAYNPQERGPYNYNPAAAGGNTIPNPAGNFGGMMRGINTTNFEQSNVEYIQFWVMDPFLYQDNPDNVNNDGTIVFNLGNISEDVLKDGRKQYENGLPVDGSDLNTIETTYGRVPSDQSLVYAFSSEGEARENQDVGYDGLDDIQEALKFPDFGNLPDPSADNYEYFLSVDGGIRERYKNYNGVDGNSPDNSGANDRGNTTLPTTEDVNRDNTMNTIDSYFQYEVPFFNGMNSENNEYISDTKELSVTLLNGQTQQVRWVQFKVPIYEPTDAIGGIADYRSIRFMRMFLTEFEKPTLLRFGTMELVRGDYRRYNGNLDEESNLPQDSNVLFEVTAVNIEENENREPIPYVLPPGVVREELYQNNTNIRQNEQSLSMSVCGLQPQDARAVYKNFQIDMRQYKNLEMFLHAEALQGQTSPLDGELVAFLRIGTDFTDNFYQIEIPLSITQAGSVNPTEIWPELNRLNLPLELLQQVKTAVLGDPAYNTTRLNFFDENLEPRNPEDAYEAGRLRIGVKGNPSFGNVRLIMLGVKNGADRKSLQDICGEVWFNELRLSDLDNEGGWAGVLNIDTNLADFATFSATGRKSTVGFGTLDQGPNQRSREDAEQYDFVTNLNMGQLLPQNWGLKIPVNYSRGEELITPKYDQEFLDIELDNRLAAITNPEERDRVKKQSQTYTKRESINLIGLRKERTGESKPQPYDVENFAFSGSYNQVDYRDFEIEESLDQNVRTGATYQFNFAPKKVEPFKNITALDSSDYFSLIKDFNLNLLPTNINASANYLRQYTQQQFRSLELSDNDIGIPTLYQRNYLFDWEYGINYNLTEALNFSFNASNNRIVRNYIDEEGNADNTIGIWDDYFNVGEPNFHYQTLQLNYEVPLNKIPVFEFLKTSYSYTGDFQWQRGSRILQNLDGVPDIGNSVQNSNSHQITANMDLQKLYNYVGLRKKDAKKGTSIAERSLGVPTLQPPGANEKPARSSKSASGNKAVNTLIDVVTAVKRLQVNYRNNQGTFLPGYTRSIGFMGSLKPSAGFTFGMQDEIRYEAARRGWLTLYQNFNQQFTTIENEELSAQASVDLLPDLTIELTGKKLYSETFSENFQVDPQSLEYQSLTPYTFGNFNISTILIKTAFKQSDERSSETFQKFRENRLEVARRLAVEKGLDPNNVDESGYPVGLGKTNQAVLLPAFISAYSGTSAENVKLGAFRDVPLPNWNLKYTGLMRLEWFKRSFRRFSLSHGYKSNYTINQFQTNLDYDEENPFETNQAGDFKNRTLFSNIVLSELFTPLLQVDLETSNNIQFLGRLEKDRQLSLSFDNNILTEITGNQYTLGMGYRLKDMKIVTALGGRRRVLSSDLNFKADVSYRRNKTIVRYLDLLNNQVIAGQDIWSINFVTDYAITKNLTALFYYEHTFSEYAVSTAFPQTTIRSGITLRYNFGN, from the coding sequence ATGCGTTTCCCTTCGCTGCTAGTATTGCTGTTGCTTTTAATTACTTCTAATTTATCTGCACAGCAGGAGGAAGAGGAAGAAACGCAACAGGATACCACACAAGCATTTTCGTTTGGCACTATATCTATGCCCGATCCCAGTGCTATACAATCTAAGTATGAGTATGATCCGGCTTTAGATTTATATTTTTACAAAAAGAGCCTGGGACAAACAAATATTGGTTTGCCATTAGTTCTTTCTCCAAAAGAATATCAAGAGCTTGTTATTAAAGAAGAAATGCAACAATATTTCAGGCTTAAAAACCAGGCATTATCTGGTAGGAGCGATAATGTTGAAGAGTTGCAACAGGATTTATTACCAGATTTTTATGTTAATTCAGATTTCTTCCAAAGTATATTCGGTGGGACAAATATTGATATTGCTCCACAAGGTTCAGTAGCGGTAGATCTTGGTGGATTATATACAAAACAGGATAATCCCGCTTTTTCGCCAAGAAACAGATCTAACTTTACATTCGATTTTGATCAGAGGATTCAGTTGTCGCTTTTGGGGCAGGTAGGTACTCGATTGGGAATTGTAGCTAATTTTGATACCGAGTCTACCTTCGATTTTCAGAATCAATTAAAACTGGAATACACGCCCAGCGAAGATGATATTGTTCAAAAGATTGAAGTAGGTAACGTAAATATGCCGCTTAATAATACCCTTATTCAAGGCGCACAAAGCTTGTTTGGTTTTAAAACACAACTTCAATTTGGTAAAACCAAAATAACAGGTGTTTTTTCAGAGCAGAATTCAGAGAGGCGAACGGTAAACGTAGAAGGTGGTGCAGCAGTAGAGAATTACGAAAAATTTGCTTTAGATTATGATGAAAATCGGCACTTTTTCTTAGCGCATTATTTTAGGGATAATTACAATAATTCGGTTAAGAATTATCCATTTGTAAGTAGCGGAATTCAGATTAAAAGAATTCAAGTTTGGATTACCAATAGAACCAATAATGTACAAAATCTTACCGATACCAGAAATATTGTCGCTATTCAGGATATCGGTGAAAGTCCGGTAGATGGGAATATAGGTTTAAACGTGGTTCCTTCAGGATTTTTTAATCAACCTGCTGGCGCTTATCCCGATAATGAAAATAACGATTTTAATCCCTTCGGAATAAATGGTGGTGCTCAGTCTGTTTTAAATTCGGCCATTCGTGATATTTCAACCGTAGAAAGTGGTTTTGGCAATGTTCAGGTTTCAGAAGGAATAGATTACGTGAAGTTGGAAAATGCACGGCAGTTGAATCCTGGTGAGTACACATTAAATCAGGATTTGGGATACATTACTTTAAACCAAAGACTAAATAATGATGAGGTTTTAGCGGTAGCATTTCAGTATACGGTAAACGGGCAGGTATTTCAGGTTGGGGAATTTGCAAATGATGGAGTAAATGCGACGGGAGACGAGTCACAACAACAGCAAGGACAAAACGATGCCAGGATAAGCCAAAATTTAGTGGTGAAAATGCTTAAAAGTACCATCACAAATGTGAACGAGCCTGTTTGGGATTTGATGATGAAAAACATTTATAGCCTGGGAGCTTATGATTTGGATCCTTCAGATTTTAGATTAAATATTTTATATACCGATCCTCAGCCCTTAAATTATATTAAACAAGCTGAAAATTCTTCAGTTCCGCTGCCAGAGGATGTCGTTGAAACACCACTCTTACGTGTTTTCAATTTAGATAATCTGAATACCAATAATGATCCAATAAATGGAGGGGATGGATTTTTTGATTTTGTACCCGGTTTTACAGTAGATGTCCAAAATGGACTGGTAATTTTTACCTCTGTTGAACCGTTTGGTGAATATTTATTTGAAAAGTTAGATAATACACCAAATAATAATCAGGAAATTTACTCAGAACCTTCTACCTGGAATGGCAATCAGAATAAGTATGTTTTCAGGTCACTTTATCGTACTACTAAAACGCAGGCAGAGCAAGAAGATGCAGATAAAAATAAATTTCAGTTAAAAGGACGTTACAAATCGGCAAATTTTGAAGGTATTCCAATAGGTTATAATGTTCCTCAAGGTTCGGTTACGGTTACAGCTGGTGGTAGATTACTGCAAGAAGGTGTGGATTATGTAGTGAATTACGATTTGGGAAGAGTACAGATTTTGGATGAAGCACTTTTAGCTTCAGATACGCCAATTCAGGTAAATACTGAAAGTAATGCATTATTTGGGCAACAATCTAAAAGATTTACCGGGATAAATGTAGAACATCAGTTTAATGAAGATTTGATCTTTGCAGGTACATTTTTAAATCTTAGAGAACGCCCGTTAACGCAAAAGGCAAACTATAGTTACGAGCCCATTAACAATACGATTTTGGGATTCAATTTCAATTATACCAAAGAAGTTCCTTTTCTCACAAGATTGGTGAATAAATTGCCAAATATTGATACCGATGTAAAATCGAATGTGTCGGTAAGAGGTGAATTTGCTTACTTACTCCCAGGTGCGCCAGCAGTTAATGATTTTGATGGCAAAGCAACAACATATATAGATGATTTTGAAGCTGCTCAAACTTCTATAGATATCAGTACACCTCTTAGTTGGGAGCTTTCTAGTGTACCAATTGGTTTTGGTGGAGAGTTGGCAAATGGCGACTTAAGTGTTGGCGATCGCAGGGCAAAACTTGCCTGGTACTCTATCGATCCAATTTTTTATAGTAGTCAGCGTCCTAGTGGTATTTCAGATGCCGATCTTAGTAGTTATGCAACACGTAGGGTAACTGTAGATGAGATTTTTCCTAATACAGATGTAGTCCAGGGGCAGGCTCAGGTTATTTATACCATGGATGTGGCTTATAATCCACAAGAGCGAGGGCCGTATAACTACAATCCTGCTGCTGCTGGAGGGAACACAATCCCTAACCCAGCAGGTAATTTTGGGGGAATGATGCGCGGTATTAATACTACTAATTTTGAACAATCTAATGTAGAATATATTCAGTTTTGGGTGATGGACCCATTTTTATACCAGGACAATCCTGATAATGTAAATAACGACGGTACGATTGTATTTAATTTAGGGAATATTAGTGAAGATGTTTTAAAAGATGGTAGGAAACAGTACGAAAATGGATTGCCGGTAGATGGCTCAGATTTAAATACTATAGAAACTACTTATGGTAGAGTTCCTTCAGATCAATCACTGGTTTATGCTTTCAGTTCGGAAGGAGAAGCTAGAGAAAATCAAGATGTAGGTTATGATGGTTTGGATGATATTCAGGAAGCTTTAAAATTCCCAGATTTTGGTAATCTTCCCGATCCTTCAGCAGATAATTACGAATATTTTTTAAGTGTAGATGGTGGCATTAGAGAGCGATATAAAAATTACAATGGTGTAGATGGAAACTCTCCAGACAATTCAGGAGCAAACGATCGCGGGAATACTACTTTGCCAACTACAGAAGATGTTAATCGTGATAATACTATGAATACGATTGACAGTTATTTTCAATACGAAGTTCCTTTTTTTAACGGAATGAATAGCGAGAATAATGAATATATCTCTGATACCAAAGAGCTAAGTGTAACGCTTTTAAATGGCCAAACCCAGCAGGTAAGATGGGTGCAATTTAAAGTGCCAATTTACGAGCCTACAGATGCTATCGGGGGAATAGCAGATTATCGTTCTATCCGATTTATGAGAATGTTTCTTACTGAATTTGAAAAACCAACTTTACTACGTTTTGGAACGATGGAATTGGTGCGTGGAGATTATCGTCGCTACAATGGTAATTTAGATGAAGAAAGTAATTTACCACAAGATTCTAATGTGCTTTTTGAAGTTACCGCAGTAAATATTGAAGAAAACGAGAACCGGGAGCCAATTCCGTATGTTTTGCCTCCGGGTGTAGTAAGAGAAGAACTGTATCAAAATAACACTAATATTAGACAAAATGAGCAGTCTCTATCTATGAGTGTTTGCGGATTACAACCTCAGGATGCTCGTGCTGTTTATAAAAATTTCCAGATAGATATGCGTCAGTATAAAAATTTGGAAATGTTCTTACATGCCGAGGCTTTACAGGGCCAAACATCGCCATTGGATGGCGAGTTGGTTGCGTTTTTAAGAATAGGAACCGATTTTACTGATAATTTTTATCAAATTGAAATTCCGTTATCTATTACTCAGGCCGGTAGTGTGAATCCTACAGAAATTTGGCCAGAATTAAATAGGTTAAATCTTCCGTTAGAATTACTGCAACAAGTAAAAACTGCAGTTTTGGGAGATCCGGCTTATAATACTACTCGTCTTAATTTCTTCGATGAGAATTTAGAGCCTCGAAATCCCGAGGATGCTTACGAAGCCGGAAGGTTAAGAATTGGTGTAAAAGGAAATCCGAGTTTTGGAAATGTAAGGTTAATAATGCTCGGAGTAAAGAACGGTGCAGATCGTAAAAGTTTGCAGGATATATGTGGGGAAGTTTGGTTTAATGAATTGCGACTTTCAGATTTGGATAACGAAGGTGGATGGGCCGGAGTTTTAAATATCGATACGAATTTGGCCGATTTTGCAACATTTTCTGCAACCGGAAGAAAAAGTACTGTTGGTTTTGGAACTTTAGATCAAGGGCCTAATCAGCGAAGCAGGGAAGATGCAGAGCAATATGATTTTGTAACCAATCTAAATATGGGGCAATTGCTGCCGCAAAATTGGGGACTCAAAATTCCGGTAAACTATAGTAGGGGAGAAGAGCTGATTACGCCAAAATACGATCAGGAATTTTTAGATATCGAGTTAGATAATAGGCTTGCAGCTATAACTAATCCTGAAGAACGAGATCGCGTTAAAAAGCAATCGCAAACTTATACTAAGCGTGAGAGTATAAATCTTATAGGTTTAAGAAAAGAACGTACAGGAGAATCTAAACCACAGCCTTACGACGTGGAGAATTTTGCTTTTTCGGGTTCTTATAATCAGGTTGATTATCGTGATTTTGAAATTGAAGAATCTTTAGATCAAAATGTAAGAACGGGTGCTACGTATCAATTCAATTTTGCGCCTAAAAAAGTAGAGCCTTTCAAAAATATTACGGCTTTAGATAGTAGTGATTATTTCTCTTTGATTAAAGATTTCAATTTAAACCTCCTGCCTACCAATATAAATGCCAGTGCAAATTATCTTAGACAGTATACACAGCAACAATTTAGATCTTTAGAATTGAGCGATAATGATATTGGAATCCCTACGCTTTATCAAAGAAATTATTTATTTGATTGGGAATATGGGATTAATTATAATCTAACCGAAGCTTTAAATTTCAGTTTTAATGCATCTAACAACAGGATTGTAAGAAATTATATCGACGAAGAGGGAAATGCCGATAATACGATTGGAATTTGGGATGACTATTTTAATGTAGGAGAACCTAACTTCCATTATCAAACGCTTCAACTTAATTATGAGGTTCCGCTAAATAAAATACCAGTTTTTGAATTTTTAAAGACGTCTTATTCGTATACCGGAGACTTCCAGTGGCAAAGAGGGTCGCGTATTTTACAAAATTTGGATGGTGTTCCTGATATTGGTAATTCTGTTCAGAATTCAAATTCGCATCAAATAACTGCAAATATGGATTTGCAAAAACTTTATAACTACGTAGGGCTTCGTAAGAAAGATGCTAAAAAAGGAACTTCTATCGCCGAGCGTAGTTTGGGAGTACCTACGCTGCAGCCGCCAGGAGCTAATGAAAAACCAGCGCGTTCCAGTAAAAGTGCTTCGGGTAATAAAGCTGTAAATACGCTTATTGATGTTGTAACAGCTGTAAAGCGACTTCAGGTTAATTATCGAAATAATCAAGGAACCTTCTTGCCTGGTTATACTCGTAGTATAGGATTTATGGGATCTTTAAAACCTTCCGCAGGATTTACTTTTGGGATGCAGGATGAAATTCGCTACGAAGCTGCAAGGAGAGGTTGGTTAACTTTGTATCAAAATTTTAATCAGCAGTTTACAACCATAGAAAATGAAGAATTAAGTGCGCAAGCGTCGGTAGACCTTTTGCCAGATTTAACTATAGAGCTTACAGGAAAGAAATTGTATTCTGAAACCTTTTCTGAAAATTTTCAGGTAGATCCACAAAGCTTAGAATATCAATCTTTAACGCCATACACTTTTGGTAACTTCAATATTTCAACGATTTTAATAAAAACTGCCTTTAAGCAAAGTGACGAGCGGTCTTCAGAAACTTTCCAGAAATTTAGAGAAAATCGATTGGAAGTTGCAAGAAGACTCGCTGTAGAAAAAGGTTTAGATCCTAATAATGTAGATGAATCGGGATATCCTGTAGGTCTGGGGAAAACCAATCAGGCAGTATTGTTGCCTGCTTTCATTTCGGCATACTCCGGAACTTCCGCAGAAAATGTAAAGCTTGGTGCTTTTAGAGATGTGCCATTACCTAACTGGAATCTTAAGTATACTGGATTAATGCGTTTGGAATGGTTTAAAAGAAGTTTTAGACGATTCTCACTTAGCCATGGTTATAAATCCAATTATACCATCAACCAATTTCAAACCAATTTGGATTACGATGAGGAGAATCCTTTTGAGACCAATCAGGCCGGAGATTTTAAAAATAGAACCTTGTTTTCGAATATTGTACTTTCAGAATTATTTACACCGCTCCTGCAAGTTGATCTTGAAACAAGTAATAATATCCAGTTTTTAGGAAGGTTAGAAAAAGATCGACAGCTTTCCTTAAGTTTTGATAATAATATTCTAACAGAGATTACAGGAAATCAATATACCTTAGGAATGGGGTATCGTTTAAAGGATATGAAAATTGTTACAGCACTTGGTGGTCGTCGCCGGGTTTTAAGTAGCGATTTAAATTTTAAAGCAGACGTTTCTTATAGAAGAAATAAAACTATTGTACGCTATTTAGATTTATTGAATAATCAGGTAATTGCCGGGCAGGACATTTGGTCGATCAATTTTGTGACCGATTATGCGATTACAAAGAATCTAACGGCTTTATTTTATTATGAGCATACATTCTCTGAGTATGCAGTTTCGACGGCTTTTCCGCAAACTACAATACGCTCAGGGATAACATTACGATATAATTTCGGAAATTAG
- the gcvH gene encoding glycine cleavage system protein GcvH: MNIPEDLKYTRDHEWVKIDGDIATVGITDFAQGELGDIVYVEVESVDESLDREDVFGTVEAVKTVSDLYLPLTGEIIEFNDSLEDEPEKVNNNPYTDGWMIKIKFSEISELEDLLTAQEYKEIIGG; the protein is encoded by the coding sequence ATGAATATTCCAGAGGATTTAAAGTACACCAGAGACCACGAGTGGGTTAAAATTGATGGTGACATTGCAACTGTAGGTATCACAGATTTTGCACAAGGTGAGTTGGGAGATATTGTTTACGTTGAGGTAGAATCTGTAGACGAATCTCTAGACCGCGAAGACGTATTTGGTACCGTAGAGGCTGTAAAAACAGTTTCAGATCTTTATTTACCACTTACGGGAGAGATTATTGAGTTTAATGATAGTCTGGAAGATGAGCCGGAAAAGGTAAATAACAATCCCTATACCGACGGTTGGATGATTAAGATTAAGTTTTCTGAAATTTCTGAACTTGAAGATCTTCTTACTGCCCAAGAATATAAAGAAATAATCGGTGGCTAA